A section of the Methanosarcina mazei S-6 genome encodes:
- the cofC gene encoding 2-phospho-L-lactate guanylyltransferase, with protein MRAVIPYKKAGAKSRLSPVLSLQEREEFVELMLNQVISSLKGAGIEQVDILSPSVYGLEEMTEARVLLDEKDLNEALNRYLKEAEEPVLIVMADLPLLSPEHIKEISSTEKDVCIVPGKGGGTNALFIKNPSKYRVKYYGSSFLTHCSIATDSGQDFEIYDSFMAGTDIDEPEDLVELLIHGKGAAKDYIESKFRLEVKKGRVGLVPL; from the coding sequence ATGAGAGCCGTAATCCCCTATAAGAAAGCCGGCGCAAAATCAAGGTTATCGCCTGTACTGAGTTTGCAGGAAAGAGAAGAATTTGTAGAACTCATGTTAAACCAGGTAATATCTTCTCTCAAGGGAGCCGGAATAGAACAAGTCGACATCCTCAGCCCATCTGTCTACGGGCTTGAGGAAATGACTGAAGCAAGAGTTCTGCTGGACGAAAAAGACCTGAACGAAGCCCTTAACAGGTATCTCAAAGAGGCAGAGGAGCCTGTCCTTATTGTTATGGCTGACCTCCCTCTCCTCTCTCCTGAGCATATAAAGGAGATAAGCTCAACGGAAAAGGATGTCTGCATCGTTCCGGGAAAAGGCGGCGGCACAAACGCTCTTTTCATAAAAAATCCCTCGAAATACAGGGTAAAGTATTACGGCTCGAGTTTTCTAACTCACTGCTCGATTGCAACGGATTCAGGCCAGGACTTTGAAATCTACGACTCTTTTATGGCAGGCACGGACATAGATGAGCCTGAAGACCTTGTAGAGCTTCTCATACACGGCAAAGGTGCTGCAAAAGACTATATTGAGAGTAAATTCAGACTCGAAGTCAAAAAAGGAAGGGTCGGGCTGGTTCCACTTTAA
- the trkA gene encoding Trk system potassium transporter TrkA — protein MKAVVIGAGEVGYHIAKFLSLTHDVIVIENDEDALRRADELDVQVVEGNGANADILASVLPDVDILVAVTGVDEVNIVACMTAKLILRAHPGWKETKTIARVSNPDYIDVPVTSRAQVGVDIMICPELALASEVAEVLSNPSAIDAEMFAGGKVQMMEFAIRPDNRLVGKRMQDIELEDCCIVSAIFRNNDIIIPHGDDFIKANDHMVVVGKPRAMADLENVFGNEGPHRNRILLIGCGIVGFYLAKIIDKDENADLKVIEYRKSRCIEVAEMLENALILNGDGTDVNLLREENIEDMDVVIAVTDNDEKNLLCSLLAKQMGAKKVIARADRSDYVPLFEMVGIDIAVSPREATVNEVLKLTMGKGIEALATIEGEKAEIIEYTASGQSKIVGKPLSKIKFPKGAIVTMVVHDDDVIIPRGEFIIREGDRVIIFALSSAVRSVEKLFK, from the coding sequence ATGAAAGCGGTGGTTATCGGCGCAGGTGAAGTTGGGTATCATATAGCAAAGTTCCTTTCCCTCACACACGATGTGATCGTTATTGAGAATGACGAGGATGCCCTGAGACGGGCGGATGAGCTTGATGTTCAGGTTGTGGAAGGAAACGGCGCAAATGCAGATATTCTTGCAAGTGTCCTCCCTGATGTGGATATTCTCGTTGCTGTCACAGGAGTTGATGAAGTCAATATAGTTGCCTGTATGACTGCAAAGCTTATATTAAGGGCACATCCGGGCTGGAAAGAAACAAAAACCATTGCCAGGGTCAGCAACCCTGACTATATTGATGTGCCGGTTACGTCCAGAGCTCAGGTAGGGGTAGACATAATGATATGCCCTGAACTTGCTCTTGCTTCGGAAGTCGCTGAAGTGCTCTCAAATCCCTCTGCAATAGACGCGGAAATGTTTGCAGGGGGCAAAGTTCAGATGATGGAATTTGCCATCCGCCCGGACAACAGGCTTGTTGGAAAGCGCATGCAGGATATTGAGCTTGAGGACTGCTGCATCGTCAGTGCAATATTCAGGAATAATGATATAATCATCCCTCACGGAGACGATTTCATAAAGGCAAATGACCACATGGTAGTTGTGGGCAAGCCCAGGGCCATGGCGGACCTTGAAAACGTTTTCGGAAACGAAGGACCTCACCGGAATAGAATTCTTCTAATTGGCTGCGGAATTGTAGGCTTTTACCTTGCCAAGATTATAGATAAGGATGAGAACGCAGACCTCAAGGTTATCGAATACAGGAAAAGCCGCTGTATAGAAGTGGCAGAGATGCTGGAAAATGCACTTATACTCAATGGGGACGGCACTGATGTCAACCTTCTCAGGGAAGAAAACATAGAGGATATGGATGTCGTTATTGCGGTTACGGACAATGACGAAAAAAACCTTCTCTGTTCCCTGCTCGCAAAGCAAATGGGAGCAAAAAAAGTAATCGCAAGAGCTGACCGCTCGGATTATGTCCCTCTTTTTGAGATGGTTGGGATCGACATTGCAGTAAGCCCTAGAGAAGCAACCGTAAATGAAGTCCTCAAACTTACCATGGGAAAAGGCATAGAAGCCCTTGCGACAATTGAAGGCGAAAAAGCGGAAATTATCGAATATACTGCATCAGGACAATCCAAAATCGTAGGAAAACCGCTTAGCAAGATAAAGTTTCCCAAGGGTGCGATTGTTACCATGGTAGTCCATGATGATGATGTCATTATTCCCAGAGGGGAATTCATCATCAGGGAAGGGGATAGAGTTATTATCTTTGCCCTTTCCTCCGCAGTCCGCTCTGTTGAGAAATTGTTTAAGTAA
- a CDS encoding digeranylgeranylglycerophospholipid reductase, translating to MKDKYDVLVIGAGPAGSIAAKTAAEKGLDVLLIEKRQEIGDPVRCAEGVNKECLKKHVEIDKRWICADLKGSCIFSPDGTKIEMAEEISGGEVGYVLERKVFDRALAEHAATAGAEVRVKTRATGLIIEDDFVKGARLMHLGKEYEVRASIVIGADGVESKVGRWAGIDTALKPVDVETCAQYLIAGADINQEYCEFYIGNEMAPGGYVWVFPKGGGKANVGIGILGSKMGKFKPRPVDYLNDFVQKKFPDARIVEMVFGGVPVSGSIEKTSVNGLMLVGDAARQSDPITGGGILNAMDAGKLAGEAAYEAISAGDVSVVKLEEVYEKKWRDTVGHDIDMSLIVKNCFINLTDDDLDSLAHSLKDVKFERMSLLDLLQALFKANKKLLWDLRVLFKDAAKEVIKNKT from the coding sequence ATGAAGGACAAGTATGATGTTCTGGTTATAGGAGCCGGTCCTGCAGGTTCCATTGCTGCAAAAACTGCTGCGGAAAAAGGGCTTGATGTACTTTTAATTGAAAAACGCCAGGAAATAGGTGACCCTGTACGCTGCGCAGAAGGCGTGAACAAAGAGTGCCTTAAAAAGCATGTGGAAATAGACAAAAGGTGGATCTGCGCTGATCTTAAAGGTTCCTGTATTTTCTCCCCGGACGGCACAAAGATAGAGATGGCTGAGGAAATCTCCGGAGGAGAAGTCGGCTACGTGCTTGAAAGAAAGGTATTTGACCGCGCCCTTGCAGAACATGCCGCAACCGCCGGGGCTGAAGTCCGGGTAAAGACAAGAGCTACAGGTCTTATTATTGAGGATGACTTTGTAAAAGGAGCCAGACTCATGCACCTTGGGAAAGAGTATGAGGTGCGTGCCAGCATAGTAATAGGCGCTGACGGGGTTGAATCAAAGGTAGGCAGATGGGCAGGAATAGATACAGCACTCAAGCCTGTAGACGTTGAAACCTGTGCCCAGTACCTTATAGCAGGTGCAGATATAAACCAGGAATACTGCGAGTTCTATATAGGAAATGAAATGGCACCCGGGGGCTATGTCTGGGTTTTCCCCAAAGGAGGAGGCAAAGCCAATGTCGGGATAGGGATTCTCGGAAGTAAAATGGGCAAATTCAAGCCCAGGCCTGTTGATTATCTGAATGATTTCGTGCAGAAGAAATTCCCTGATGCCAGAATAGTTGAGATGGTTTTTGGCGGAGTCCCGGTCTCAGGCAGCATCGAAAAAACCTCAGTTAACGGGCTTATGCTTGTAGGAGATGCTGCACGCCAGTCAGACCCGATAACAGGCGGAGGGATCCTCAATGCCATGGACGCAGGCAAGCTGGCAGGAGAAGCTGCCTATGAAGCCATATCTGCAGGAGACGTCTCCGTGGTAAAGCTTGAAGAGGTATATGAAAAAAAGTGGAGGGACACAGTAGGGCATGATATCGATATGAGCCTTATCGTAAAGAACTGCTTTATCAACCTTACTGATGATGATCTTGACTCGCTTGCCCACTCATTAAAAGATGTCAAATTCGAGAGAATGAGCCTTCTTGACCTTCTTCAGGCTCTCTTCAAAGCCAACAAGAAACTGCTCTGGGACCTTCGTGTGCTTTTCAAGGATGCGGCAAAAGAAGTGATAAAAAATAAGACATAA
- a CDS encoding 4Fe-4S binding protein, protein MSVNINRYKCGYCGACVGVCPKGALELVETWIEVDESICIVCGICDRICPVGAIEVMK, encoded by the coding sequence GTGAGCGTAAACATAAACAGATATAAATGTGGATATTGTGGGGCCTGTGTGGGAGTTTGCCCTAAAGGAGCACTCGAACTTGTAGAAACCTGGATTGAAGTAGATGAAAGTATCTGTATCGTGTGCGGGATATGCGATCGCATTTGTCCTGTGGGAGCAATCGAGGTAATGAAATGA
- a CDS encoding TrkH family potassium uptake protein: MNIKIVFYVLGGLLRLLGIIMVVPLGVAYYYGEDLTPFLVSIAITVITGLILLSYKTDEEWMRKEGFAIVGLGWLIAAVFGAIPFVLDGISPLNALFESMSAFTTTGSTILTDIESHPKGILFWRGMMQWLGGMGIIVLFIAILPKLGVAGRQLFRAEAPGPTEDKLKPRIRETAKILWMVYFVISFAQVVTLLLAGLSLYDAVNHTFTTMACGGFSNYGLSIGAFNSPLVEYIITFFTFVAGANFALHYRAIYVDRDFLLKDDEFRFYTALVLSASGLLTLLLWRDLNTGFFDSFRLAIFHVVTIMTSTGFAIADFNLWSESSKMVILLVMFIGGCAGSTGGGIKVVRILILLRHSRTELFKALHPRAIKSVKFNNKAVPDEIISSIISFVVIYLLIFISSALILSVLGMDIITSITASIATLGNIGPGLGVVGPMGSFDPIPPLGKLILIANMWIGRLEIYTVIVLFTPEFWNK; this comes from the coding sequence ATGAATATTAAGATTGTTTTTTATGTGCTTGGCGGTTTACTCAGGCTTCTCGGGATAATCATGGTTGTTCCTCTCGGAGTTGCGTACTACTATGGAGAAGATCTGACTCCGTTTCTTGTATCTATAGCAATAACCGTTATTACAGGCCTGATCCTTCTTTCCTACAAAACTGATGAAGAATGGATGCGCAAAGAAGGCTTTGCAATCGTTGGACTGGGCTGGCTTATTGCTGCGGTTTTTGGAGCAATCCCTTTTGTGCTTGACGGGATTTCCCCGCTTAACGCCCTTTTTGAATCCATGTCAGCCTTTACCACCACAGGCTCGACAATCCTCACGGATATAGAAAGCCACCCTAAAGGAATCCTTTTCTGGCGAGGCATGATGCAGTGGCTTGGCGGTATGGGAATTATCGTGCTTTTCATAGCCATTCTGCCAAAACTCGGAGTTGCAGGCAGACAGCTCTTCCGGGCTGAAGCCCCTGGCCCAACAGAAGATAAGCTGAAACCAAGAATCAGGGAAACAGCAAAGATCCTGTGGATGGTTTACTTCGTAATCTCATTCGCCCAGGTAGTTACCCTTCTGCTCGCAGGTCTTTCGCTGTACGATGCGGTAAACCATACATTTACCACGATGGCCTGCGGAGGTTTCTCCAATTACGGGTTGAGTATTGGTGCTTTTAACAGTCCTCTTGTTGAGTATATAATAACTTTTTTCACTTTCGTTGCCGGTGCAAACTTTGCACTCCATTACAGGGCGATTTATGTTGACAGGGACTTCCTGCTTAAAGACGATGAGTTCCGTTTCTATACAGCTCTGGTCCTGTCAGCAAGCGGGCTCCTTACTCTTCTGCTATGGAGGGACCTTAATACTGGCTTTTTTGATTCATTCCGGCTTGCAATCTTTCATGTAGTTACGATAATGACAAGTACCGGGTTTGCAATAGCTGATTTTAATCTCTGGTCAGAATCTTCAAAAATGGTGATTCTTTTAGTTATGTTTATTGGAGGCTGTGCAGGTTCTACAGGTGGAGGCATCAAGGTTGTACGCATTCTTATCTTACTCAGACACAGCCGAACGGAATTGTTCAAGGCTCTTCACCCCAGAGCCATAAAAAGCGTTAAATTCAACAATAAAGCCGTGCCTGATGAGATTATCAGCTCTATAATCTCATTTGTGGTGATTTACCTCCTTATTTTTATCTCAAGCGCCCTTATCCTCTCTGTCCTGGGAATGGACATCATAACTTCAATTACAGCTTCCATTGCTACCCTGGGCAACATAGGTCCGGGCCTGGGTGTGGTAGGTCCTATGGGTTCTTTTGACCCCATTCCTCCCCTGGGAAAATTAATCCTGATCGCCAATATGTGGATTGGGAGGCTTGAAATCTACACGGTAATCGTGCTCTTTACTCCTGAGTTCTGGAATAAATAA